From one Eucalyptus grandis isolate ANBG69807.140 chromosome 9, ASM1654582v1, whole genome shotgun sequence genomic stretch:
- the LOC104418130 gene encoding phosphatidylinositol 4-kinase beta 1 isoform X2 has product MVRILGLTIGESDDSPREISTSRTLLASDSGEAGWLIRFFNSAFFCEWIAVSYLYKHNHAGVRDYLCNRMYTLPLSGIESYLFQICYMMVHKPSPSLDKFVIDICSQSLKIALKVHWFLMAELEDNDDNDGIGRIQEKCQTAATLTGEWPPLVQPQNATASPGSNKNQVFSRILSSKQRLLSLTSSPDDGKKRSFSFSPSSGNRLQEEIGQSTPEENNLFKKLIPGPKVRDALLFRKSVEKDDEDSGKEGFFKKFLRDSRGEDEELTTSSEGFFKRVFRDSKGKDEELTSSSDNFFKKLFRDSKSDSEDRSVSKSLEDYEKDGFFRKLFKEKSEDKKDGNDDEDRGTTEERCSKSAEDDEKEGFFKKLFREKFDDKKEGNDKVEEGNAHIDEEEPSEFSLFRRLFRVHPEDSKNNMPSENGPGGNSFESSPGTENFFRKLFRDRDRSVEDSELFGSKKQNEKRPGSPKERDDKTNAKPPLPYKNASQFRKGTYHESLDFVQRLCETSYGLVDIFPVEDRKTALRESLVEINLHIAEVQESGGVCFPLGRGMYRVVHIPEDEAVLLNSREKAPYLICAEVLKSEMPSNSKDTCGSQKLSKGGIPLANGDALLPTPPPWACPLRTTQEIYRNSADRMSFSAAQAIDQAMGHKSEAKMKFVNVKLSVEKMKHQATGQKSGSSRQREGEQTTDLEWVRVVLTADPGARMEDIQDQGSSRRKEHRRVPSTVAIEEVKAAAAKGEAPPGLPLKGAGQDSSEAQPRAGGILKAGDALAGELWEFKKERIRKASDFGKLPGWDLRSIIVKSGDDCRQEHLAVQLISHFYDIFQEAGLPLWLRPYEVLVTSSYTALIETIPDTASLHSIKSRYPNIASLRDFFVAKYQENSPSFKLAQRNFVESMAGYSLVCYLLQVKDRHNGNLLLDEEGHIIHIDFGFMLSNSPGGVNFESAPFKLTRELLEVMDSDAEGIPSEFFDYFKVLCIQGFLTCRKHAERIILLVEMLQDSGFPCFKGGPRTIQNLRKRFHLSLTEEHCVSLVLSLISSSLDAWRTRQYDYYQRVLNGIL; this is encoded by the exons ATGGTGCGGATTCTGGGGCTTACGATCGGGGAATCCGATGATTCCCCGCGGGAGATCTCGACCTCCCGGACTCTCCTGGCGAGCGACTCCGGAGAGGCCGGGTGGCTCATCAGGTTCTTCAACTCCGCTTTCTTCTGCGAGTGGATTGCGGTTAGCTATCTGTACAAGCACAATCACGCGGGGGTCCGCGACTATCTGTGCAATAGGATGTACACATTGCCTCTGTCGGGTATCGAGAGCTACCTGTTTCAGATATGTTACATGATGGTGCACAAGCCGAGCCCCAGCTTAGATAAGTTTGTGATTGATATTTGCTCTCAGTCGTTGAAGATCGCTTTGAAAGTGCACTGGTTCTTGATGGCTGAGCTCGAGGATAACGATGATAACGATGGCATCGGTAGGATTCAGGAGAAGTGTCAGACTGCAGCTACTCTGACGGGTGAGTGGCCCCCGCTCGTGCAGCCTCAAAATGCTACTGCCAGTCCTGGGAGCAATAAGAATCAGGTCTTTAGTAGGATTTTGTCATCCAAGCAGAGGCTGTTGTCCCTAACGTCTTCGCCTGATGACGGCAAGAAGAGGTCCTTCTCATTTTCCCCTTCATCGGGGAACCGTTTGCAAGAGGAGATCGGTCAGTCAACTCCCGAGGAAAATAATCTTTTCAAGAAACTTATTCCTGGTCCGAAGGTTAGGGATGCATTATTGTTTAGGAAGTCAGTGGAGAAGGATGATGAGGACTCAGGAAAGGAGGGGTTCTTTAAGAAATTTCTGCGTGACAGTAGAGGTGAAGATGAGGAGTTGACAACTAGTTCAGAGGGATTTTTCAAGAGGGTCTTCAGGGACAGTAAAGGCAAGGATGAGGAACTGACATCTAGCTCAGATaatttcttcaagaaattatttCGCGATAGCAAGAGTGATTCAGAGGACAGATCAGTTTCAAAGTCATTGGAAGATTATGAGAAGGATGGGTTCTTTCGGAAGTTATTTAAGGAGAAATCTGAGGATAAGAAGGATGGAAATGACGATGAAGATAGGGGGACAACTGAAGAAAGATGTTCGAAATCAGCTGAAGATGATGAGAAAGAggggtttttcaaaaaattatttagggaAAAGTTCGATGAtaagaaagaaggaaatgacAAAGTTGAAGAGGGTAATGCCCACATAGATGAAGAAGAGCCTTCGGAGTTTTCATTGTTCCGAAGACTATTTAGAGTGCATCCCGAAGATTCCAAAAATAACATGCCAAGTGAAAATGGCCCTGGTGGCAACTCATTTGAAAGCAGTCCTGGGACAGAGAACTTTTTCCGTAAATTGTTTAGAGATCGTGATCGCTCTGTGGAGGACTCTGAGCTTTTTGGCTCAAAGAAGCAGAATGAG AAGCGCCCTGGCTCACCTAAGGAGAGAGATGACAAGACCAATGCCAAGCCTCCTCTTCCATATAAAAATGCTTCTCAATTCCGTAAAGGAACATATCATGAGTCATTGGACTTTGTGCAGAGATTGTGTGAGACATCATATGGATTAGTGGATATATTTCCTGTGGAAGATCGTAAAACTGCACTACGGGAg TCGCTTGTGGAGATCAACTTGCATATAGCTGAAGTGCAAGAAAGTGGAG GTGTTTGCTTTCCACTGGGAAGGGGGATGTATCGTGTGGTTCATATACCCGAAGATGAAGCTGTTCTGTTGAATTCCAGGGAAAAGGCACCTTATTTAATTTGTGCTGAAGTCTTGAAGAGTGAAATGCCCAG CAATAGTAAGGACACATGTGGATCACAAAAGCTTTCAAAAGGAGGAATTCCACTAGCAAATGGAGATGCCCTACTGCCAACACCACCTCCTTGGGCTTGCCCATTAAGGACTACACAAGAGATATATCGCAATAGTGCTGATAGGATGTCCTTTTCTGCTGCCCAAGCAATAGACCAGGCAATGGGTCACAAGTCAgaggccaaaatgaaatttgttAATGTGAAACTTTCTGTAGAGAAGATGAAACATCAGGCAACTGGTCAGAAAAGTGGTAGCAGTCGACAAAGGGAAGGGGAACAAACAACAGATTTGGAATGGGTTAGAGTTGTTCTGACAGCAGATCCGGGAGCGAGGATGGAAGATATCCAGGATCAAGGATCATCACGGCGGAAGGAACACCGCCGAGTTCCTAGTACAGTTGCTATCGAAGAAGTAAAG GCAGCTGCGGCGAAAGGGGAAGCCCCTCCTGGTCTGCCTTTGAAAGGGGCTGGTCAAGATTCATCAGAAGCACAGCCAAGG GCTGGGGGCATCCTCAAGGCCGGAGATGCCTTGGCTGGTGAGCTCTGGGAGTTTAAGAAGGAGAGAATCCGAaaagcttcagattttggaaaGTTACCCGGTTGGGACCTACGTTCT atTATAGTAAAGAGCGGTGATGATTGTCGACAGGAGCATCTAGCTGTGCAACTCATCTCCCACTTTTATG ATATCTTCCAAGAGGCTGGGCTCCCTCTCTGGTTGCGCCCTTATGAAGTTCTTGTTACTTCTTCTTACACAGCTCTTATTGAAACCATTCCAGATACG GCTTCGCTTCATTCGATCAAGAGTAGATATCCCAATATAGCTAGTTTGCGTGATTTCTTTGTTGCAAAGTATCAAGAGAATTCTCCAAGTTTCAAGCTCGCCCAG AGAAATTTTGTCGAAAGCATGGCTGGTTACTCGCTAGTTTGCTACCTTCTTCAG GTGAAGGATCGTCATAATGGGAATCTCTTATTGGATGAAGAAGGGCATATTATTCATATTGATTTTGGCTTCATGCTGTCAAACTCACCTGGTGGGGTGAATTTTGAGAGTGCACCTTTCAAACTAACACGTGAACTTCTTGAG GTCATGGATTCTGATGCTGAGGGAATACCAAGTGAATTTTTTGACTACTTTAAG GTTTTGTGCATCCAAGGATTCCTTACATGCCGCAAGCATGCAGAGCGTATCATTTTGCTTGTGGAGATGTTGCAG GACTCGGGGTTCCCTTGCTTTAAAGGTGGTCCACGGACCATTCAGAATTTGAGGAAGAGATTTCACCTAAGTTTGACGGAAGAG CATTGTGTATCCTTGGTGCTTTCCCTAATTAGTAGCAGCTTGGATGCATGGCGGACACGCCAGTATGATTACTATCAGAGGGTTTTGAATGGGATACTGTGA
- the LOC104418133 gene encoding chitinase 2, with translation MMEYIGATGAPVKFDSVPIDDGLDFNFILGFAIDADASGNPQNGVFSPYWESTLTPDSVASIKQKHPNVKVLASLSGWSLGPNVLRWYDPEDAATWISNAFSSLQSLATTYHLNGIDIDYENFPKHGNTSFAYCIGELITLLKNQSVICTATIAPYHLTTGPYIELFNGYKDVIDYVNHQFYTDKVSTPKGYLEAFQLRASQFDKDKLLPSYEVNGRGIQGDAFFDALNLLQENGFEINGIMIFSADESLSDGFLYERKSQQFLLNTTSV, from the coding sequence ATGATGGAGTACATTGGAGCCACAGGGGCGCCCGTGAAGTTCGACTCTGTGCCCATCGACGATGGCCTAGACTTCAACTTCATCCTTGGCTTTGCCATTGATGCCGACGCCTCGGGCAATCCCCAAAATGGGGTCTTCTCACCCTATTGGGAATCCACATTGACCCCGGACTCCGTTGCCTCCATCAAGCAAAAGCATCCCAATGTCAAGGTGCTTGCCAGCCTCTCTGGATGGAGCCTAGGCCCCAACGTGCTCCGCTGGTATGACCCGGAAGATGCTGCAACCTGGATTTCAAATGCCTTCTCATCTCTCCAGTCTCTAGCCACCACATACCATCTCAATGGGATCGACATCGACTACGAgaacttcccaaagcacggcaaCACGAGCTTTGCCTATTGCATCGGCGAGCTCATCACCCTCCTCAAGAACCAGAGCGTCATCTGCACCGCGACCATCGCGCCCTATCACCTCACCACCGGTCCTTACATCGAGCTCTTCAATGGATACAAGGATGTCATTGACTATGTTAACCATCAATTCTACACCGATAAAGTCAGCACcccgaaggggtacttggaggCGTTTCAGCTGCGGGCCAGTCAGTTCGACAAGGACAAGCTGCTCCCTAGCTATGAAGTTAATGGGAGAGGGATTCAAGGGGACGCGTTTTTCGACGCTCTGAATCTTCTGCAAGAGAACGGGTTCGAAATTAATGGGATCATGATCTTCTCAGCCGATGAGTCGTTGTCGGATGGCTTTCTCTACGAGAGAAAATCACAGCAGTTCCTACTTAATACGACTAGTGTGTGA
- the LOC104418131 gene encoding protein TRIGALACTOSYLDIACYLGLYCEROL 2, chloroplastic: MAGRALVQVSAAGGPAVLRLDALPRGGSPNCLPCLPAKPQERGRRRGLIRAASADPGHAQQSSSSAAAEKKSPIAVVLDVPRTIWRQTLRPLGDYGFGRRSVWEGGVGLFLVSGAVLLALSLAWLRQFQMRSKFRKYLAVFEFAQASGICTGTPVRIRGVTVGEIIRVNPSLRSIEAVAEVDDEKKIIPRNALVEVNQSGLLMETMIDITPRDPIPTPSVSPLHPECDKEGLIICDRQKIKGYQGVSLDALVGIFTRIGREVEEIGVARSYSLVERVSAVIEEAKPLLAKMEAMAEDVQPLLAEVRNSGLLKEVESLTRSLTQASDDMRRVHSSIMTPENTELIQKSIYTLIFTLKNVESISSDILGFTGDEATRRNLKLLIKSLSRLL; this comes from the exons ATGGCCGGACGCGCGCTGGTCCAGGTGTCGGCCGCCGGCGGCCCGGCGGTGCTGAGGCTGGACGCCCTCCCTCGCGGCGGCTCTCCGAATTGCCTGCCCTGCCTCCCCGCGAAACCCCAGGagcgcgggcggcggcggggtcTAATCCGGGCGGCGTCCGCCGACCCGGGGCACGCGCAGCAGTCctcgtcgtcggcggcggccgAGAAGAAGAGCCCGATCGCGGTGGTGCTGGACGTGCCGCGCACTATCTGGCGGCAGACGCTGCGGCCGCTGGGTGATTACGGGTTCGGGCGGCGGAGCGTCTGGGAAGGCGGGGTCGGGCTGTTTCTGGTGTCGGGCGCCGTGCTCTTGGCGCTATCTCTGGCTTGGTTGAGGCAATTCCAAATGCGGTCCAAGTTCAGGAAGTATTTGGCCGTTTTCGAATTCGCGCAGGCTTCGGGAATCTGCACGGGAACGCCCGTGAGGATAAGAGGAGTGACTGTTGGAGAAATCATCCGGGTCAATCCATCATTGAGAAGTATTGAAGCAGTCGCCGAG GTTGATGATGAGAAGAAAATCATACCTCGAAATGCTCTTGTCGAGGTGAACCAGTCGGGTCTTCTGATGGAGACTATGATCGACATTACCCCTCGAGACCCCATTCCGACGCCGTCGGTAAGTCCTCTTCATCCAGAATGTGATAAAGAGGGTCTCATCATCTGTGACAGGCAAAAGATAAAGGGATATCAAGGTGTGAGTTTGGATGCTTTAGTGGGGATATTCACCCGGATTGGACGTGAAGTCGAGGAAATCGGTGTTGCTAGAAGCTATTCACTAGTCGAACGAGTTTCCGCAGTCATTGAAGAGGCAAAGCCACTCTTGGCCAAG ATGGAAGCCATGGCCGAAGATGTCCAGCCTTTACTTGCTGAGGTTCGCAATAGTGGTTTGCTGAAGGAGGTGGAGAGTTTGACAAGAAGCCTTACACAAGCCTCTGACGATATGAG AAGGGTGCACTCGTCTATCATGACTCCAGAGAACACCGAACTGATTCAGAAATCCATCTACACTCTAATTTTCACGTTGAAGAATGTTGAG AGTATAAGTTCCGATATTTTGGGGTTCACGGGCGATGAGGCTACAAGACGAAATTTGAAATTGCTTATCAAGTCCCTCAGCAGGCTACTGTGA
- the LOC104418130 gene encoding phosphatidylinositol 4-kinase beta 1 isoform X1: MVRILGLTIGESDDSPREISTSRTLLASDSGEAGWLIRFFNSAFFCEWIAVSYLYKHNHAGVRDYLCNRMYTLPLSGIESYLFQICYMMVHKPSPSLDKFVIDICSQSLKIALKVHWFLMAELEDNDDNDGIGRIQEKCQTAATLTGEWPPLVQPQNATASPGSNKNQVFSRILSSKQRLLSLTSSPDDGKKRSFSFSPSSGNRLQEEIGQSTPEENNLFKKLIPGPKVRDALLFRKSVEKDDEDSGKEGFFKKFLRDSRGEDEELTTSSEGFFKRVFRDSKGKDEELTSSSDNFFKKLFRDSKSDSEDRSVSKSLEDYEKDGFFRKLFKEKSEDKKDGNDDEDRGTTEERCSKSAEDDEKEGFFKKLFREKFDDKKEGNDKVEEGNAHIDEEEPSEFSLFRRLFRVHPEDSKNNMPSENGPGGNSFESSPGTENFFRKLFRDRDRSVEDSELFGSKKQNEKRPGSPKERDDKTNAKPPLPYKNASQFRKGTYHESLDFVQRLCETSYGLVDIFPVEDRKTALRESLVEINLHIAEVQESGGVCFPLGRGMYRVVHIPEDEAVLLNSREKAPYLICAEVLKSEMPSNSKDTCGSQKLSKGGIPLANGDALLPTPPPWACPLRTTQEIYRNSADRMSFSAAQAIDQAMGHKSEAKMKFVNVKLSVEKMKHQATGQKSGSSRQREGEQTTDLEWVRVVLTADPGARMEDIQDQGSSRRKEHRRVPSTVAIEEVKAAAAKGEAPPGLPLKGAGQDSSEAQPRAGGILKAGDALAGELWEFKKERIRKASDFGKLPGWDLRSIIVKSGDDCRQEHLAVQLISHFYDIFQEAGLPLWLRPYEVLVTSSYTALIETIPDTASLHSIKSRYPNIASLRDFFVAKYQENSPSFKLAQRNFVESMAGYSLVCYLLQVKDRHNGNLLLDEEGHIIHIDFGFMLSNSPGGVNFESAPFKLTRELLEVMDSDAEGIPSEFFDYFKVLCIQGFLTCRKHAERIILLVEMLQDSGFPCFKGGPRTIQNLRKRFHLSLTEEVSSELMHMIAMHLLSVMVVTASVSWFWQHCVSLVLSLISSSLDAWRTRQYDYYQRVLNGIL; this comes from the exons ATGGTGCGGATTCTGGGGCTTACGATCGGGGAATCCGATGATTCCCCGCGGGAGATCTCGACCTCCCGGACTCTCCTGGCGAGCGACTCCGGAGAGGCCGGGTGGCTCATCAGGTTCTTCAACTCCGCTTTCTTCTGCGAGTGGATTGCGGTTAGCTATCTGTACAAGCACAATCACGCGGGGGTCCGCGACTATCTGTGCAATAGGATGTACACATTGCCTCTGTCGGGTATCGAGAGCTACCTGTTTCAGATATGTTACATGATGGTGCACAAGCCGAGCCCCAGCTTAGATAAGTTTGTGATTGATATTTGCTCTCAGTCGTTGAAGATCGCTTTGAAAGTGCACTGGTTCTTGATGGCTGAGCTCGAGGATAACGATGATAACGATGGCATCGGTAGGATTCAGGAGAAGTGTCAGACTGCAGCTACTCTGACGGGTGAGTGGCCCCCGCTCGTGCAGCCTCAAAATGCTACTGCCAGTCCTGGGAGCAATAAGAATCAGGTCTTTAGTAGGATTTTGTCATCCAAGCAGAGGCTGTTGTCCCTAACGTCTTCGCCTGATGACGGCAAGAAGAGGTCCTTCTCATTTTCCCCTTCATCGGGGAACCGTTTGCAAGAGGAGATCGGTCAGTCAACTCCCGAGGAAAATAATCTTTTCAAGAAACTTATTCCTGGTCCGAAGGTTAGGGATGCATTATTGTTTAGGAAGTCAGTGGAGAAGGATGATGAGGACTCAGGAAAGGAGGGGTTCTTTAAGAAATTTCTGCGTGACAGTAGAGGTGAAGATGAGGAGTTGACAACTAGTTCAGAGGGATTTTTCAAGAGGGTCTTCAGGGACAGTAAAGGCAAGGATGAGGAACTGACATCTAGCTCAGATaatttcttcaagaaattatttCGCGATAGCAAGAGTGATTCAGAGGACAGATCAGTTTCAAAGTCATTGGAAGATTATGAGAAGGATGGGTTCTTTCGGAAGTTATTTAAGGAGAAATCTGAGGATAAGAAGGATGGAAATGACGATGAAGATAGGGGGACAACTGAAGAAAGATGTTCGAAATCAGCTGAAGATGATGAGAAAGAggggtttttcaaaaaattatttagggaAAAGTTCGATGAtaagaaagaaggaaatgacAAAGTTGAAGAGGGTAATGCCCACATAGATGAAGAAGAGCCTTCGGAGTTTTCATTGTTCCGAAGACTATTTAGAGTGCATCCCGAAGATTCCAAAAATAACATGCCAAGTGAAAATGGCCCTGGTGGCAACTCATTTGAAAGCAGTCCTGGGACAGAGAACTTTTTCCGTAAATTGTTTAGAGATCGTGATCGCTCTGTGGAGGACTCTGAGCTTTTTGGCTCAAAGAAGCAGAATGAG AAGCGCCCTGGCTCACCTAAGGAGAGAGATGACAAGACCAATGCCAAGCCTCCTCTTCCATATAAAAATGCTTCTCAATTCCGTAAAGGAACATATCATGAGTCATTGGACTTTGTGCAGAGATTGTGTGAGACATCATATGGATTAGTGGATATATTTCCTGTGGAAGATCGTAAAACTGCACTACGGGAg TCGCTTGTGGAGATCAACTTGCATATAGCTGAAGTGCAAGAAAGTGGAG GTGTTTGCTTTCCACTGGGAAGGGGGATGTATCGTGTGGTTCATATACCCGAAGATGAAGCTGTTCTGTTGAATTCCAGGGAAAAGGCACCTTATTTAATTTGTGCTGAAGTCTTGAAGAGTGAAATGCCCAG CAATAGTAAGGACACATGTGGATCACAAAAGCTTTCAAAAGGAGGAATTCCACTAGCAAATGGAGATGCCCTACTGCCAACACCACCTCCTTGGGCTTGCCCATTAAGGACTACACAAGAGATATATCGCAATAGTGCTGATAGGATGTCCTTTTCTGCTGCCCAAGCAATAGACCAGGCAATGGGTCACAAGTCAgaggccaaaatgaaatttgttAATGTGAAACTTTCTGTAGAGAAGATGAAACATCAGGCAACTGGTCAGAAAAGTGGTAGCAGTCGACAAAGGGAAGGGGAACAAACAACAGATTTGGAATGGGTTAGAGTTGTTCTGACAGCAGATCCGGGAGCGAGGATGGAAGATATCCAGGATCAAGGATCATCACGGCGGAAGGAACACCGCCGAGTTCCTAGTACAGTTGCTATCGAAGAAGTAAAG GCAGCTGCGGCGAAAGGGGAAGCCCCTCCTGGTCTGCCTTTGAAAGGGGCTGGTCAAGATTCATCAGAAGCACAGCCAAGG GCTGGGGGCATCCTCAAGGCCGGAGATGCCTTGGCTGGTGAGCTCTGGGAGTTTAAGAAGGAGAGAATCCGAaaagcttcagattttggaaaGTTACCCGGTTGGGACCTACGTTCT atTATAGTAAAGAGCGGTGATGATTGTCGACAGGAGCATCTAGCTGTGCAACTCATCTCCCACTTTTATG ATATCTTCCAAGAGGCTGGGCTCCCTCTCTGGTTGCGCCCTTATGAAGTTCTTGTTACTTCTTCTTACACAGCTCTTATTGAAACCATTCCAGATACG GCTTCGCTTCATTCGATCAAGAGTAGATATCCCAATATAGCTAGTTTGCGTGATTTCTTTGTTGCAAAGTATCAAGAGAATTCTCCAAGTTTCAAGCTCGCCCAG AGAAATTTTGTCGAAAGCATGGCTGGTTACTCGCTAGTTTGCTACCTTCTTCAG GTGAAGGATCGTCATAATGGGAATCTCTTATTGGATGAAGAAGGGCATATTATTCATATTGATTTTGGCTTCATGCTGTCAAACTCACCTGGTGGGGTGAATTTTGAGAGTGCACCTTTCAAACTAACACGTGAACTTCTTGAG GTCATGGATTCTGATGCTGAGGGAATACCAAGTGAATTTTTTGACTACTTTAAG GTTTTGTGCATCCAAGGATTCCTTACATGCCGCAAGCATGCAGAGCGTATCATTTTGCTTGTGGAGATGTTGCAG GACTCGGGGTTCCCTTGCTTTAAAGGTGGTCCACGGACCATTCAGAATTTGAGGAAGAGATTTCACCTAAGTTTGACGGAAGAGGTTAGTTCTGAGTTGATGCATATGATTGCGATGCACCTTCTATCTGTTATGGTTGTTACAGCAAGTGTGTCTTGGTTCTGGCAGCATTGTGTATCCTTGGTGCTTTCCCTAATTAGTAGCAGCTTGGATGCATGGCGGACACGCCAGTATGATTACTATCAGAGGGTTTTGAATGGGATACTGTGA